One genomic segment of Bradyrhizobium prioriisuperbiae includes these proteins:
- a CDS encoding MFS transporter: MQKERLIPLIVATALFMENMDSTVIATSLPAIAADIGTSPLTLKLAITSYLLSLAVFIPASGWTADRFGARTVFSTAIAVFMLGSIGCALSSSVTQFVFARILQGIGGAMMTPVGRLVLVRSIDKSALVNAMAWLTTPALIGPVVGPPLGGFITTYFSWHWIFLINIPIGLLGIYMAQRYIDPIRSDNPERFDLKGLVLAGVGLAGLAFGLSVAGLNLLPWEVVVSLIVCGAISMTMYLRHAKTTASPVLDFSLMRLPTMRASLIGGFMFRLGIGALPFLLPLLMQIGFGLSPFRSGLVTFGSAVGAMGMKTLAARIIRAFGFRNIMTVNAVVSAVFLAACAIFTPATPLLLILIILIVGGFFRSLQFTAINTIAYAEIDQAQLSRATTIVSVNQQLAISAGVAIGAFSVESTMLLRHATELSADDFWPAFLIVAAITALSAIFFHKLPPDAGHEISGRKATEISSRKGAEKAAEKKASESTADARDQKL, translated from the coding sequence ATGCAGAAGGAACGCCTGATCCCGCTGATCGTGGCCACCGCCCTGTTCATGGAAAACATGGACTCCACGGTGATCGCGACCTCGCTGCCGGCGATCGCGGCCGATATCGGCACCAGCCCCCTCACGCTCAAGCTCGCCATCACGTCGTATCTGCTGTCGCTTGCGGTGTTCATTCCGGCGAGCGGCTGGACCGCCGATCGCTTCGGCGCCCGCACGGTGTTCTCCACCGCAATCGCGGTGTTCATGCTGGGATCGATCGGCTGCGCGCTCTCGTCGTCGGTGACGCAGTTCGTGTTCGCCCGCATCCTGCAGGGCATCGGCGGTGCGATGATGACACCGGTCGGACGGCTGGTGCTGGTCCGCTCCATCGACAAGAGCGCGCTGGTCAATGCAATGGCCTGGCTGACCACGCCGGCGCTGATCGGCCCCGTGGTCGGGCCGCCGCTCGGCGGCTTCATCACCACCTATTTCTCCTGGCACTGGATCTTCCTGATCAATATCCCGATCGGGCTGCTCGGCATCTACATGGCGCAGCGCTACATCGATCCGATCCGCAGCGACAATCCCGAACGGTTCGACCTGAAGGGACTGGTGCTCGCCGGCGTCGGCCTTGCAGGGCTGGCGTTCGGCTTGTCGGTGGCCGGCCTCAATCTGCTGCCGTGGGAGGTGGTGGTGTCGCTGATCGTCTGTGGCGCCATCTCGATGACCATGTACCTGCGGCATGCCAAGACCACCGCCTCCCCGGTGCTGGATTTCTCGCTGATGCGGCTGCCGACCATGCGTGCCAGCCTGATCGGCGGCTTCATGTTCCGCCTCGGCATCGGCGCGCTGCCGTTCCTGCTGCCGCTGCTGATGCAGATCGGATTCGGCCTGTCGCCGTTCAGATCGGGCTTGGTGACATTCGGCTCGGCCGTCGGAGCCATGGGCATGAAGACCCTGGCCGCCCGCATCATCCGTGCCTTCGGCTTCCGCAACATCATGACCGTCAACGCAGTGGTGAGCGCGGTTTTCCTTGCCGCCTGCGCCATCTTCACGCCGGCGACGCCGCTGCTGCTGATCCTGATCATTTTGATCGTCGGCGGCTTCTTCCGCTCGCTGCAGTTTACCGCGATCAACACCATTGCCTATGCGGAGATCGACCAGGCGCAGCTCAGCCGCGCAACCACGATCGTCAGCGTCAACCAGCAACTGGCGATTTCGGCGGGCGTCGCGATCGGCGCGTTCTCGGTCGAAAGTACGATGCTGCTGCGCCACGCCACGGAGTTGTCGGCGGATGATTTCTGGCCGGCCTTCCTGATCGTCGCCGCGATCACCGCGCTGTCAGCGATCTTCTTCCATAAATTGCCGCCGGACGCCGGCCACGAGATTTCCGGCCGCAAGGCAACCGAAATCTCAAGCCGCAAGGGTGCGGAGAAAGCCGCCGAGAAAAAGGCCAGCGAGAGCACCGCCGACGCGCGCGATCAAAAGCTGTAA
- the guaB gene encoding IMP dehydrogenase, with the protein MAVIQRPGSQGPRFQEAFTFDDVLLKPGLSEILPSEADVRSFLTKAVPLNIPVMASAMDTVTEARMAIAMAQAGGIGVIHRNFDIDGQAAQVRQVKKFESGMVVNPLTIGPDETLADALTLMKDNGISGIPVVTGGGHGKPGKLVGILTNRDVRFATDPRQKVSELMTHQNLVTVRENVGQAEAKKLLHQRRIEKLLVVDDQYRCVGLITVKDIEKAVAYPLASKDEQGRLRVAAATTVGDNGFERTERLIDAGVDVVVVDTAHGHSVRVLEAVNRIKRLSNAVQVIAGNVATTEATQALIDSGADAIKVGIGPGSICTTRIVAGVGVPQLTAIMDSVEAAHKAGIPVIADGGIKFSGDLAKALAAGASIAMVGSLLAGTDETPGEVFLWQGRSYKAYRGMGSVSAMARGSADRYFQQDIKDTLKLVPEGIEGQVPYKGPVSNVVHQLVGGLRAAMGYVGAKTISDFHDKAQFVRITGAGLRESHVHDVTITREAPNYPGGA; encoded by the coding sequence ATGGCTGTCATTCAGCGTCCGGGTTCGCAGGGTCCGAGATTTCAAGAAGCATTCACGTTCGATGACGTGCTGTTGAAGCCCGGCCTGTCGGAAATCCTGCCCTCCGAGGCGGATGTCCGGTCGTTCCTGACCAAGGCCGTGCCCCTGAACATTCCCGTGATGGCCTCCGCCATGGACACCGTGACCGAGGCGCGGATGGCGATCGCCATGGCCCAGGCCGGCGGCATCGGCGTCATCCATCGCAACTTCGACATCGACGGCCAGGCGGCGCAAGTCCGCCAGGTCAAGAAGTTCGAATCCGGCATGGTGGTCAATCCGCTGACCATCGGTCCCGACGAAACGCTGGCCGACGCGCTGACGCTGATGAAGGACAATGGCATCTCCGGCATCCCGGTGGTCACCGGCGGCGGCCATGGCAAGCCGGGCAAGCTGGTCGGCATTCTCACCAACCGCGACGTGCGGTTTGCGACCGATCCGCGCCAGAAGGTCTCGGAGCTGATGACGCACCAGAATCTGGTGACGGTGCGCGAGAACGTCGGCCAGGCGGAAGCCAAGAAGCTGCTGCATCAGCGTCGCATCGAGAAACTGCTGGTGGTCGACGATCAGTATCGCTGCGTCGGTCTGATCACGGTGAAGGACATCGAGAAGGCGGTGGCGTATCCGCTGGCCTCCAAGGACGAGCAGGGCCGGCTGCGGGTCGCAGCCGCAACGACTGTCGGCGACAACGGTTTCGAGCGTACCGAGAGGCTGATCGACGCCGGCGTCGATGTGGTCGTGGTCGACACCGCGCATGGTCACTCCGTGCGGGTGCTGGAGGCGGTCAACCGCATCAAGCGACTGTCCAATGCAGTGCAGGTCATTGCCGGCAATGTCGCGACCACTGAAGCGACCCAGGCGCTGATCGATTCCGGCGCGGATGCCATCAAGGTCGGCATCGGTCCCGGTTCGATTTGCACCACCCGCATCGTTGCCGGTGTTGGCGTGCCGCAGCTGACCGCGATCATGGATTCGGTCGAAGCAGCTCACAAGGCCGGGATCCCGGTGATCGCCGATGGCGGCATCAAGTTTTCAGGCGACCTCGCCAAGGCGCTTGCGGCCGGCGCAAGCATTGCGATGGTCGGCTCGCTGCTGGCCGGAACGGATGAGACGCCCGGCGAAGTGTTCCTGTGGCAGGGCCGCTCCTACAAGGCGTATCGCGGCATGGGCTCGGTCAGCGCCATGGCCCGTGGCTCGGCCGATCGCTATTTCCAGCAGGACATCAAGGACACGCTGAAGCTCGTGCCCGAGGGCATCGAAGGCCAGGTGCCCTACAAGGGGCCGGTCAGCAATGTGGTACATCAGCTGGTCGGCGGCCTGCGCGCCGCGATGGGGTATGTCGGCGCGAAGACAATTTCCGACTTCCACGACAAGGCGCAGTTCGTCCGCATCACTGGCGCAGGTCTGCGCGAAAGTCACGTCCATGATGTGACGATCACCCGCGAAGCACCGAACTATCCGGGCGGGGCGTAA
- the zigA gene encoding zinc metallochaperone GTPase ZigA, with translation MERLPVTVLSGFLGAGKTTLLNHILHNRENMRVAVIVNDMSEVNIDAALVRDGGADLKRQDERLVEMSNGCICCTLRDDLLKEVELLAREKRFDYLLIESTGISEPMPVAATFEFEDENGKTLASLARLDTMVTVVDALNFTLDYTSVDLLADRDQVAGDGDTRAIAELLVEQVEFADVIVINKIDLVTSEERTFLTNVLKKLNPTADLVFTEFGKVPLQRILNTRKFSYKKANQSAGWLRELQGLGHAPETEEYGFWSFVYRSRRPFHPDRFHKFLTANWQGVIRAKGFFWLASRMDFAGSMSRAGAIVRHEPAGVWWAATPKPRWPQDEEWRAGVMRSWTEPYGDRRQELVFIGTPEMDKEQTIAKLDACLLTGQEMALGPKLWTGLRDPFPGWRRGNGEA, from the coding sequence ATGGAGCGACTGCCCGTCACGGTGCTGTCCGGCTTTCTGGGCGCCGGCAAGACCACCCTTCTCAACCATATCCTGCACAACCGCGAGAACATGCGGGTGGCTGTGATCGTCAACGACATGAGCGAGGTCAACATCGACGCCGCGCTGGTGCGCGACGGCGGAGCTGACCTGAAACGCCAGGACGAACGGCTGGTGGAGATGTCGAACGGCTGCATCTGCTGCACCCTGCGCGACGATCTTCTGAAAGAGGTCGAACTGCTGGCGCGCGAAAAGCGCTTCGACTATCTGCTGATCGAGTCCACCGGCATCTCCGAACCGATGCCGGTTGCCGCCACGTTCGAGTTCGAGGACGAGAACGGCAAGACTCTCGCCTCCCTCGCCCGGCTCGATACCATGGTGACCGTCGTCGACGCCCTCAACTTCACCCTCGATTACACCTCGGTCGATCTGCTGGCGGACCGCGACCAGGTCGCCGGCGACGGTGACACCAGAGCCATCGCCGAACTGCTGGTCGAACAGGTCGAGTTCGCTGATGTCATCGTGATCAACAAGATCGACCTCGTCACCAGCGAGGAGCGCACCTTCCTCACAAACGTGTTGAAGAAGCTCAATCCCACCGCCGATCTCGTATTCACGGAATTCGGCAAGGTGCCGCTGCAACGCATTCTGAATACGCGCAAATTTTCTTACAAGAAAGCCAACCAGTCGGCCGGCTGGCTGCGGGAATTGCAGGGTCTCGGACACGCGCCGGAAACCGAGGAGTACGGCTTCTGGAGCTTTGTCTATCGCTCGCGGCGGCCGTTCCACCCCGACCGGTTTCACAAATTCCTGACCGCCAACTGGCAGGGCGTGATCCGCGCCAAAGGATTCTTCTGGCTGGCGTCGCGGATGGATTTTGCCGGCTCGATGTCGCGCGCAGGCGCCATCGTGCGGCATGAACCGGCCGGCGTGTGGTGGGCGGCCACGCCCAAACCAAGATGGCCGCAGGACGAGGAATGGCGCGCCGGCGTGATGCGCAGCTGGACCGAACCCTATGGCGACCGACGGCAGGAACTGGTGTTCATCGGCACGCCGGAGATGGACAAGGAGCAGACCATCGCCAAGCTCGATGCGTGCCTGCTGACCGGCCAGGAGATGGCGCTGGGTCCGAAATTGTGGACCGGGCTGCGTGACCCGTTCCCCGGCTGGCGGCGCGGCAACGGAGAGGCTTGA
- a CDS encoding NADP-dependent oxidoreductase, translating to MSQQAQRIVLAARPIGEPKASDFRLEDVAIPTPGPDQVLLRTIWMSLDPYMRGRMSEGPSYAEPVAINGVMEGGTVAEVVTSNSDRFAKGDIVLAHSGWQTHAAVDAKGLRKIDPQLAPISTAVGVLGMPGMTAYTGLLEIGKPHPDETVVVAAASGAVGSAVGQIARIKGARAVGIAGGADKCRYVKDELGFDECLDHRDPDLAAKLKEACPKGIDVYFENVGGKVWDAVLPRLNPFARVPVCGLIADYNALTGDVPGPNRAPALMRAILVKRLNLRGFIVRDFASLHGAFLRDMSEWLREGKLKHREFVTEGLASAPDAFIGLLRGANFGKQLVRVGADRA from the coding sequence ATGTCCCAGCAAGCCCAGCGCATCGTCCTTGCCGCGCGTCCCATCGGCGAGCCGAAGGCCTCCGATTTTCGCCTGGAGGATGTTGCGATCCCGACTCCGGGACCCGACCAGGTCCTGCTGCGCACGATCTGGATGTCGCTGGATCCCTATATGCGTGGCCGTATGAGCGAGGGGCCGTCCTATGCCGAACCGGTCGCGATCAACGGCGTGATGGAAGGCGGCACGGTGGCGGAAGTGGTGACTTCCAACAGCGACAGGTTCGCCAAGGGCGACATCGTGCTCGCCCACTCCGGCTGGCAGACCCACGCGGCCGTCGACGCCAAGGGACTGCGCAAGATCGATCCGCAGCTGGCGCCGATCTCGACAGCGGTGGGCGTGCTCGGCATGCCCGGCATGACCGCCTATACGGGCCTGCTCGAAATCGGCAAGCCGCATCCGGATGAAACCGTGGTGGTGGCAGCCGCCTCCGGCGCGGTCGGCTCCGCTGTTGGCCAGATTGCCCGGATCAAGGGCGCGCGAGCTGTCGGCATTGCCGGCGGCGCGGACAAGTGCCGCTACGTCAAGGACGAGCTCGGCTTCGACGAATGCCTCGACCATCGCGATCCGGACCTCGCGGCCAAGCTGAAAGAGGCGTGTCCGAAGGGCATCGACGTCTATTTCGAGAATGTCGGCGGCAAGGTGTGGGATGCGGTGCTGCCGCGGCTCAACCCGTTCGCGCGCGTGCCGGTGTGCGGCCTGATCGCCGATTATAATGCGCTCACCGGCGATGTGCCGGGCCCGAACCGCGCGCCGGCGCTGATGCGCGCCATCCTGGTGAAGCGGCTGAACCTGCGCGGCTTCATCGTCCGCGATTTCGCGTCACTGCATGGCGCCTTTCTGCGCGACATGTCGGAATGGCTGCGCGAGGGCAAGCTCAAGCACCGCGAGTTCGTCACCGAGGGCCTTGCCAGCGCGCCCGATGCTTTCATCGGCCTGTTGCGCGGCGCGAACTTTGGCAAGCAGCTGGTGCGTGTCGGGGCTGACCGCGCCTAA
- a CDS encoding AMP-binding protein, with product MPNPEMMPGQISPFAGLDVPWLLRLRAETRRDHPFLIWAPFDAPARPWSYGEFHERVGALAAGLARRGVKPGECVLIHLDNCIEAMLAWFACVELGAIAVTTNTRSAAAEMAYFADHCSAVAGITQPAYADLIASSCRNLRWLAVIAHDAGAPPAQAERPARSEAFEALFADSADRPRRPADPEASCSVQYTSGTTSRPKAVLWTHANALWGAKINAAHEDLRADDIHQVHLPLFHTNALAYSMLATLWVGATAVIQPRFSASRFWGAALAHRCTWVSLVPFCVKALMEREIPKQHHFRLWGSAICEPPTDKLFGARTIGWWGMTETITHGIVGEVTQPNIPLAIGRAAPEYAIRVVDADGAPTQAGETGDLLIRGIPGLSLFKEYLHNEKATRDSFNDDGYFITGDRVKLLENGFLRFGDRAKDMLKVGGENVAASEIEQVVITVAGVREAAVVAKKHPMLDEVPVVFIIPLAGTEKASPTLQDDVLAACKRSLADFKVPREIRLVDELPRSTLEKVAKAELRKLLEQGAA from the coding sequence ATGCCCAATCCCGAGATGATGCCGGGGCAGATCAGTCCCTTTGCCGGGCTGGATGTGCCGTGGCTGTTGCGGCTGCGGGCGGAAACCCGCCGCGATCATCCGTTCCTGATCTGGGCGCCGTTCGATGCGCCGGCCCGTCCCTGGAGTTACGGTGAATTTCACGAACGCGTCGGCGCACTGGCGGCTGGCCTCGCCAGGCGCGGCGTCAAACCCGGCGAATGCGTGCTGATCCATCTCGACAACTGCATCGAGGCGATGCTCGCCTGGTTTGCCTGTGTCGAGCTCGGCGCTATCGCGGTGACCACCAACACCCGGTCTGCGGCGGCAGAGATGGCGTACTTCGCCGATCATTGTAGCGCGGTGGCCGGCATCACCCAGCCGGCCTATGCCGATCTGATCGCAAGCTCCTGTCGCAACCTGCGCTGGCTTGCGGTGATTGCCCATGATGCCGGCGCGCCGCCGGCGCAAGCGGAGCGGCCGGCGCGCAGCGAGGCCTTCGAGGCACTGTTCGCCGACAGCGCCGACCGGCCGCGACGCCCGGCCGATCCTGAGGCCTCCTGCAGTGTGCAATACACCTCCGGCACCACGTCGCGGCCGAAAGCGGTGCTGTGGACCCATGCCAACGCGCTGTGGGGCGCCAAGATCAATGCGGCGCATGAGGATCTGCGCGCCGACGACATTCACCAGGTGCATCTGCCGCTGTTTCACACCAACGCGCTGGCTTATTCGATGCTGGCGACTTTGTGGGTTGGCGCCACCGCGGTGATCCAGCCGCGTTTCTCGGCCAGCCGGTTCTGGGGCGCGGCGCTGGCGCATCGCTGCACCTGGGTGTCGCTGGTGCCGTTCTGCGTCAAGGCGCTGATGGAGCGGGAGATCCCGAAGCAGCACCATTTCCGCCTGTGGGGATCGGCAATCTGCGAGCCGCCCACCGACAAGCTGTTCGGCGCCAGGACCATCGGCTGGTGGGGCATGACCGAGACCATTACCCACGGCATCGTGGGCGAAGTCACTCAGCCGAACATTCCGCTGGCCATCGGCCGCGCCGCGCCGGAATACGCAATCCGCGTGGTCGATGCCGATGGCGCGCCGACCCAGGCTGGCGAGACCGGTGACCTGCTGATCCGCGGCATTCCCGGCCTGTCGCTGTTCAAGGAATATCTGCACAACGAGAAAGCCACCCGCGACAGTTTCAACGACGATGGCTATTTCATCACCGGCGATCGTGTGAAGCTGCTGGAGAACGGCTTCCTCCGCTTCGGCGACCGCGCCAAGGACATGCTGAAGGTCGGCGGCGAGAATGTCGCCGCGTCCGAAATCGAGCAGGTGGTCATCACCGTCGCCGGCGTGCGCGAAGCCGCGGTGGTCGCCAAAAAGCACCCGATGCTCGACGAGGTGCCTGTTGTGTTCATCATCCCGCTGGCGGGAACTGAGAAGGCATCGCCCACGCTGCAGGACGATGTGCTGGCGGCGTGCAAGCGGTCACTGGCCGATTTCAAGGTGCCGCGCGAGATACGCCTTGTCGACGAACTGCCGCGCTCGACCTTGGAAAAAGTGGCCAAGGCGGAGTTGCGCAAGCTGCTGGAACAGGGGGCTGCGTGA
- a CDS encoding metallophosphoesterase family protein, whose product MSAFRLTQITDTHLGAQYAPFVTNFEKVSQYIDDTRPDLVVNSGDVAFDGSDHPQDLTFARELHDALPVDCRFIPGNHDIGDNPTQVGKPPSQLVSEQTRRQFIDAFGDDHWRFDAAGWSFIGLNSLIMNTGLACEAEQQEWFAAELSTVRGRPLALFIHKPLFLQTPDDDELAATSFRYVPMPARTQLIDLLTTVDLRLVACGHVHQRRDYTYRNVRHIWAPSASFIIKPDEKQELIGAKEVGLVDYVFRPDGFEVRHTRAAGQIDVDLYSVKELAAAL is encoded by the coding sequence ATGTCCGCCTTTCGCCTCACGCAGATCACCGACACCCATCTCGGCGCACAGTATGCGCCGTTCGTAACGAATTTCGAAAAGGTCAGCCAGTACATCGACGACACGCGGCCGGACCTCGTGGTCAACAGCGGCGATGTCGCCTTCGACGGCTCGGATCATCCGCAGGATCTGACCTTCGCCAGGGAGCTGCACGACGCGCTTCCGGTGGACTGCCGCTTCATCCCCGGCAACCACGACATCGGCGACAACCCGACCCAGGTCGGCAAACCACCGTCGCAACTTGTCTCGGAGCAAACGCGACGACAGTTCATCGACGCGTTCGGTGACGACCACTGGCGCTTCGATGCCGCCGGCTGGAGCTTCATCGGCCTGAATTCGCTCATCATGAACACGGGGCTTGCGTGCGAGGCCGAGCAGCAGGAATGGTTTGCCGCAGAGCTGTCGACGGTGCGCGGCCGGCCGCTGGCACTGTTCATCCACAAGCCGCTGTTCCTGCAAACGCCCGACGACGATGAGTTGGCCGCGACCTCGTTCCGCTACGTGCCAATGCCGGCGCGCACTCAACTCATCGACCTCCTGACCACCGTCGACCTGCGGCTGGTGGCCTGCGGCCACGTGCACCAACGCCGCGACTACACCTATCGCAATGTCAGGCACATCTGGGCGCCGTCGGCGTCCTTCATCATCAAGCCCGACGAGAAACAGGAGTTGATCGGCGCCAAGGAGGTCGGGCTGGTGGACTATGTGTTCAGGCCCGACGGCTTCGAGGTTCGCCACACCCGTGCCGCCGGGCAAATCGACGTCGATCTCTATTCGGTGAAGGAACTCGCTGCGGCTTTGTAA
- a CDS encoding DUF4870 family protein, translated as MSLQPANSATSPKTWAIVVWGLYIATYFTFALTMVIGLIIAYVKRGELAGTPYESHMTSAIRTFWISLIAGIIGFVLMFLGIGFIILGVLAVWQLFRVIRGLIRAMDERPIDDPQGWL; from the coding sequence ATGTCACTGCAGCCGGCCAACTCGGCCACGTCACCCAAGACCTGGGCGATCGTGGTCTGGGGTCTCTACATCGCCACCTATTTCACCTTCGCGCTGACCATGGTGATCGGCCTGATCATCGCTTATGTGAAACGCGGCGAGCTTGCCGGCACGCCCTATGAATCGCATATGACATCGGCGATCCGCACCTTCTGGATCAGCCTGATCGCAGGCATCATCGGCTTTGTGCTGATGTTCCTCGGGATCGGCTTCATCATTCTCGGCGTGCTTGCGGTCTGGCAACTGTTCCGCGTCATTCGCGGCCTGATCCGGGCGATGGACGAGCGCCCGATCGATGATCCCCAAGGTTGGTTGTAG
- a CDS encoding MAPEG family protein gives MMVQGILLPVFVLVGLTFALLFWSGARRPSWFAQGKAGPADAGAAIYDPLQLVTLFYVLVAMALPLRQADLVMVMLAWVFVVTRFLYAGVLVSSQGERNRPMAYLAGALVLLAMWVYFALKILMPL, from the coding sequence ATGATGGTTCAGGGGATTCTGCTGCCGGTGTTCGTGCTGGTGGGGCTGACGTTCGCGCTGTTGTTCTGGAGCGGCGCCAGGCGTCCCAGCTGGTTTGCGCAGGGCAAGGCTGGCCCTGCGGATGCGGGCGCCGCCATCTATGATCCGCTGCAGCTTGTCACCCTGTTCTATGTGCTGGTCGCCATGGCGCTGCCGCTGCGGCAGGCCGATCTGGTGATGGTGATGCTGGCGTGGGTGTTCGTGGTTACCCGCTTTCTCTATGCCGGCGTTCTCGTCTCGTCCCAGGGCGAGCGCAACCGCCCGATGGCCTATCTCGCCGGCGCCCTTGTGTTGCTGGCCATGTGGGTCTATTTCGCGCTGAAGATACTTATGCCGCTCTGA
- a CDS encoding RsmB/NOP family class I SAM-dependent RNA methyltransferase, whose protein sequence is MTPAARLSAAIEVLSAIDTQRIPAANALKDWGTAHRFAGSGDRAAIAGLVFDVLRRRASSAYLLDADTPRARVLGMLRLERGLDADAIAALCDGSRFAPEPLSEAERSALTSRSLKTAPDHIAGDYPEWLDPYLARVFGDSRVEEAVAMASRAPLDLRVNTLKSTRDKALASIAHLGAEPTRWSPLGLRIALGADARNPGVHSEEAFIKGGVEVQDEGSQLAALLSAAKPGEQVIDLCAGAGGKTLALAAMMQGKGRLIATDSDKRQLAPIHERLSRAGVHNAEVRTPKGAADPLADIKASADLVVIDAPCTGTGTWRRNPDAKWRMRPGALEVRLKGQAEVLDRAAALVRPGGRIAYITCSVLAEENGDQVAAFVGRHPGFTVMPTAWSIGPLGTAADAFAGAVLTTPEGLLMTPRRTGTDGFFVSILSRGQA, encoded by the coding sequence ATGACCCCCGCCGCACGGCTCTCCGCCGCCATCGAGGTTTTGAGCGCGATCGACACCCAGCGCATACCCGCCGCCAATGCTTTGAAGGATTGGGGCACCGCGCACCGCTTTGCCGGATCGGGCGACCGCGCCGCTATTGCGGGCCTCGTGTTCGACGTGCTGCGCCGTCGTGCGTCGAGTGCGTACCTGCTCGATGCCGATACGCCGCGCGCCCGGGTGCTGGGCATGCTCCGGCTTGAGCGCGGCCTCGATGCAGATGCCATTGCTGCCCTGTGCGATGGATCGCGTTTCGCCCCCGAGCCGCTGAGCGAGGCCGAGCGATCGGCGCTGACATCGCGTTCGCTCAAAACCGCACCGGATCATATCGCCGGCGACTATCCCGAATGGCTCGATCCCTACCTCGCACGCGTGTTCGGTGATAGCCGGGTGGAGGAGGCGGTGGCGATGGCCAGCCGCGCGCCGCTGGATCTGCGGGTCAACACCCTGAAGTCGACGCGTGACAAGGCGCTGGCATCAATCGCCCATCTCGGCGCGGAGCCGACCCGGTGGTCGCCGCTGGGCTTGCGCATCGCGCTTGGCGCGGATGCGCGCAATCCCGGTGTGCATTCGGAAGAGGCCTTCATCAAGGGCGGCGTCGAGGTGCAGGACGAAGGCTCGCAACTCGCGGCGCTGTTGTCCGCTGCCAAGCCCGGCGAGCAGGTGATCGACCTCTGTGCCGGCGCCGGCGGCAAGACCCTGGCGCTGGCGGCGATGATGCAGGGCAAGGGCCGCCTGATCGCCACGGATTCCGACAAGCGCCAGCTGGCGCCGATCCACGAGCGGCTGTCCCGCGCCGGCGTCCACAATGCCGAGGTGCGCACCCCCAAAGGGGCGGCCGATCCGCTGGCCGATATCAAGGCCTCCGCCGATCTCGTGGTCATCGACGCACCTTGCACCGGCACCGGAACCTGGCGGCGCAATCCCGACGCCAAATGGCGGATGCGGCCCGGCGCCCTCGAGGTCCGGCTGAAGGGGCAGGCCGAGGTGCTGGACCGTGCCGCGGCGCTGGTCCGCCCCGGCGGGCGGATCGCCTACATCACCTGTTCGGTGCTGGCCGAGGAGAATGGCGATCAGGTCGCCGCCTTTGTTGGCCGCCATCCGGGTTTCACGGTGATGCCGACGGCGTGGTCCATCGGCCCCCTCGGCACCGCCGCGGATGCCTTCGCAGGCGCGGTTCTGACCACCCCGGAAGGGCTCCTGATGACCCCACGCCGGACCGGGACGGACGGGTTTTTCGTCTCCATCCTGAGCCGTGGCCAGGCCTGA